The Pogona vitticeps strain Pit_001003342236 chromosome 6, PviZW2.1, whole genome shotgun sequence genome contains a region encoding:
- the LOC110071120 gene encoding cathelicidin-2-like, producing the protein MELFLVTGALLVALGAPGGTSPLLEDASSLAPLDAARIAVDDYNAEPGVRAVFRLLKLKHTHKTRFGWGLHFSMNFTIKETHCQKASSYRMGSCRYKANGAIRDCSAEVSILNFMHDAPLTSVKCQPAKPSGKKAKPKSRPQAAEALSPVSVGQDSPSPLTLRQF; encoded by the exons ATGGAGCTGTTCCTGGTGACGGGCGCACTGCTGGTGGCGCTGGGAGCCCCAGGGGGAACGTCCCCCCTCTTGGAAGATGCTTCATCGCTTGCTCCCCTCGATGCAGCCCGAATAGCTGTCGACGATTACAACGCCGAACCTGGAGTACGTGCTGTCTTCAGGCTGCTGAAACTTAAGCACACCCATAAGACG AGGTTTGGTTGGGGGCTTCATTTCAGCATGAACTTCACCATCAAGGAGACCCACTGCCAGAAAGCTTCTAGTTACAGGATGGGAAGCTGCCGATACAAAGCCAACGGG GCCATCAGGGACTGTTCCGCTGAGGTGTCGATTCTGAACTTCATGCACGATGCGCCGCTGACCTCTGTGAAATGCCAG cCGGCAAAGCCCAGCGGCAAGAAGGCAAAACCCAAGTCCCGGCCGCAGGCGGCAGAGGCTCTGTCCCCAGTGTCCGTGGGGCAGGACTCCCCATCTCCTCTGACTCTCCGGCAGTTCTGA